A genomic stretch from Spiroplasma endosymbiont of Clivina fossor includes:
- a CDS encoding IS1/IS1595 family N-terminal zinc-binding domain-containing protein has protein sequence MKLIKNLERKVFKCPKCESYHCVKNGHNSEGKQKYLCKNCRASFDAFRNYFIYWSHLNYEQWNLLIQISLLGQSSKTISRFIKTTLKTAWYNRQKLMKSKQLENTQLKFKKLSGKIQIDETFIKEIHKGNFKYKTDPRRIHLDPFATNTKCCIQMAIDNNNNIYVKSTNTKRLQKQWVIENMNKELINENSIITSDMQKLYFLVAKQTNSTLCVTKTTINSEASYRNLNKISKLQSSLKEALIHYHGLGFTNIQNYLNLWKWKYQHKGLTPNQQTAVLYFNI, from the coding sequence ATGAAATTGATCAAAAATTTAGAGCGCAAGGTATTTAAATGCCCTAAATGTGAATCTTACCATTGCGTTAAAAATGGACATAATTCAGAAGGAAAACAAAAATATTTATGTAAAAATTGCCGTGCAAGTTTTGACGCTTTTCGTAATTATTTTATTTATTGAAGTCATTTAAATTATGAACAATGAAATTTATTGATTCAAATTTCATTGCTGGGGCAATCTAGTAAAACAATTTCTCGTTTTATTAAAACTACATTAAAAACTGCTTGATATAATCGTCAAAAATTAATGAAATCAAAACAATTAGAAAATACCCAATTAAAATTTAAAAAATTATCTGGTAAAATCCAAATCGATGAAACATTTATTAAAGAAATCCACAAAGGAAATTTCAAATATAAAACTGATCCACGAAGAATTCACCTTGACCCATTCGCAACTAATACTAAATGCTGTATTCAAATGGCAATTGATAATAATAACAATATTTATGTTAAATCCACAAACACCAAACGTTTACAAAAACAATGAGTTATTGAAAATATGAACAAAGAATTAATTAACGAAAATTCAATTATTACTTCTGATATGCAAAAATTATATTTTTTAGTAGCAAAACAAACAAATTCTACTTTATGTGTAACTAAAACAACAATTAATTCTGAAGCTAGTTATCGTAACTTAAATAAAATCAGTAAATTACAATCTAGTCTTAAAGAAGCCTTAATTCATTATCATGGTTTAGGTTTTACTAATATTCAAAATTATTTAAATCTCTGAAAATGAAAATACCAACATAAGGGTTTAACTCCAAACCAACAAACAGCGGTATTATATTTTAATATATAA
- the dnaA gene encoding chromosomal replication initiator protein DnaA, which produces MSYKEMWEQVKTKLMGETIDPIIFNTYIKNTNIHSITNNNECIILVRSGFAKEILTKNLTNKIQIIINQVSNRQLSVKFLEQYEIENMPPQQYDECDDNLKSNKKKFTFTNFVKGACNQDAYQASLAVVKNLGVSWNPLFIYGNSGLGKTHLLHAVENEIIKNNPNIKIRYLSSEEFGRMFLEIYNHGIDAIEDFKDSFNNYQVLLIDDIQLLAKRNKTNEIFFNIFNRFIDDNKQIILTSDKYPDELDGFEQRMVSRFQSGLSVCLDAPDFETALNILNLKVKEVNYNATVFAKEVLEFIALNFNTDVRKLEGALNRMIFFSVMNISAEKIIELEDVKEAFKSSNIIIDKREKITIKKIKQIVAEYYNIPVKLLISKTRVANITIARHLAMFLARTLIIDEPFSRIGIEFGGKDHSTVMNACQKIEILIKNNKEFAKVVHLLIAKCQG; this is translated from the coding sequence ATGAGTTATAAAGAAATGTGGGAACAAGTTAAAACAAAATTAATGGGCGAAACAATTGATCCAATTATTTTTAATACTTATATTAAAAATACTAATATTCATTCAATTACTAATAATAATGAATGTATCATTTTAGTTCGGAGTGGTTTTGCAAAAGAAATTTTAACAAAAAATTTAACTAATAAAATTCAAATTATTATTAATCAAGTTAGTAATCGGCAACTAAGTGTTAAATTCCTTGAACAATATGAAATTGAAAATATGCCCCCTCAACAATATGATGAATGTGATGATAATTTAAAAAGTAATAAGAAAAAATTTACCTTTACTAACTTTGTTAAAGGAGCTTGTAATCAAGATGCTTATCAAGCATCATTAGCTGTTGTTAAAAATCTTGGTGTTAGTTGAAATCCATTATTTATTTATGGAAATTCAGGACTAGGTAAAACGCATTTATTACATGCTGTAGAAAATGAAATTATTAAAAATAATCCTAATATTAAAATTCGCTATTTATCTTCAGAAGAATTTGGTCGCATGTTTTTAGAAATATATAATCATGGCATCGATGCGATTGAAGATTTTAAGGATTCTTTTAATAATTATCAAGTACTATTAATTGATGATATCCAATTATTAGCCAAAAGAAACAAAACTAATGAAATCTTTTTTAATATTTTTAATCGTTTTATTGATGACAATAAACAAATTATTCTAACTTCTGATAAATATCCTGATGAATTAGATGGTTTTGAACAACGGATGGTGTCACGATTTCAAAGCGGATTAAGTGTTTGTTTAGATGCTCCTGATTTTGAAACAGCTTTAAATATCTTAAATCTAAAAGTTAAAGAAGTTAATTATAATGCAACGGTTTTTGCCAAAGAAGTTTTAGAATTTATTGCCTTAAATTTTAATACTGATGTTCGGAAATTAGAAGGAGCTTTAAATCGGATGATTTTCTTCTCAGTGATGAACATTAGTGCTGAAAAAATAATTGAATTAGAAGATGTTAAAGAAGCATTTAAAAGTTCAAATATTATTATTGACAAGCGAGAAAAAATTACTATTAAAAAAATTAAACAAATTGTTGCCGAATATTATAATATTCCTGTTAAGTTGCTAATTAGTAAAACTAGAGTTGCAAATATTACGATTGCCCGTCATTTAGCAATGTTTTTAGCACGAACGCTTATTATTGATGAACCGTTTTCACGGATTGGGATTGAATTTGGTGGTAAAGACCATTCAACAGTAATGAATGCCTGTCAAAAAATTGAGATTTTAATTAAAAATAATAAAGAATTTGCTAAAGTAGTTCATTTGCTAATTGCTAAATGTCAAGGATAA